The Legionella spiritensis DNA segment CGAGTTCAGGCGATCGGAAACGGTAACGATATCAATAATGGTCGCTTTTGATTCGTCACTGTGGTTACTCAAGGCAGTAGAATCATAGTCCCCGTGAACGCAAACATAAATTTCAAAACTATTTTCATTGAGGCTTTCATCCAGTTCATCCTGGTGGAAGATAATTTGTATAGGCGTATTACTGTTTTGAATATGGTTTTTTTGCCAGTTAATAACCATTTGGTGCAAATTACCCGAATCGTTTTTGGCAAATGGAACGTAAAGTATAATCATATGTGAGTGTTTTAAGATCAAGTTGATGGCTATTTTACTTTTTTTTCCTTAATTTAATATTAGGTGTCGTGAACAAAATTTTTTCCGATCGAAAACAAGGCAACTATTATTGCGCAACAACTAATAATTTCTTGTAGCCCGTCATGAAGGCGAAGCCGTAATGCGGGAAAACGTTCATAAGCGGCACATCAAACCCGCAATACGGCCGCAGGCCTCCTTACGGGCTACTGTTTTTTCGCAAAAAATGGTGCGAAGAAAATTTTTGTTCACGGAACCTAGTACAGCGTTTCACTGATTCTGTCCTGTGATGCTTAGGACAGGGTACAAACGTTTTAATTTAATTCTGGCGTCCTCGGTTGTAAACTGCCAATCGATGGTCGCCTCCTCTGCATCCCTGTTCTTATTCCATTCAGCTACTTCGTGAATAAACGTCTCTTTATCTGCAATCCGCCTATTCAGACATTGTCTGCCCAGATGACTTAATTCAATTTCAGCCATATTCAACCAACTACCATGTTTTGGCGTGTAATGAATTTCCAATTTATCCAATATTCTCTTGGCTTCCGCTGGCTCGAATACCTCATATAATGAGGAACCTGTATGTGTATTTAAGTTATCCATGACCAATACAATCTTATCGACAGACGGATAATGGTTATCAACCAACTCTTTAATAAAAAGAGCCCAATCCGCCTTTTTTCGATGGTCAGTCACTTTTGTTGTACGTTTACCTATCAAAGGCTCACAACTTAAAAAAACATTACAAACACCATTTCTTTCATATTCAGCATCATAGCGCACACTTTCTCCAGGGCTTGCTGGAATAGGTGTCCTTGTTTCTTTGACCAACTGCTTATTCGTTTCATCCATACAAACAACTGGCCGTCTTGCATCATAAGGACGTTTGTAAATATCCAATACATCCTCCATTTTACAAACAAAATCAGCATTTGCTTCGGGTGGAATACACCATTCTCGTTTTTGCCATGGCTTTATTTCGTTTTTTTTAAAACCCTACTCACTGTTACAGGGGACACACTATCAACGATTTCCAGTTCTATCAGCTTGTTGGCTAACAGCTTTAATGTCCACCGATTCCTTCCTTCTGGAGGTGTTGAACAACATAGAGCAACTAGATGAGCTTCTCGTTCCCCATCAATTTTACGACCCTTGGGATTAGTATGTGCTCTACGTGATAATGCTGACTCCATTCCTTCCTCAACAAATCGTTGTCTTATTCGTGCCACCGTTTTAGTACATATATGCATTTCAGTGGCTATTTCTTCATCTGTTTTAGGCTTTACTTTTTTATCGTTTTCATCTGCTGATAATAAAACTCTCGCATGCATTAATTTATTTGCTGCTGTTTTTCCCACTCGAATCAACGTTAGTAATTCTGTGCGTTCTTCTAATGTGAGTTTTACTATATACTTGTCCATGTGTGCTTCTTCCCAATGCGCCTCAAGAACGCGGGAGGTTAGCACACGTCCCTATTGCAGGACAAAATCAGTGAAACGCTGTACTAGTACAACGTTTAATAGTAATAGTATCATCTGGTGGACTTTAGCCATTTTCCAAAACCGGCTATAAGATAACCTAACTCATCAAATGACCTATTTCCCATGCAGACGCTCCCCTCTCCTCAAAAACAGCGTAGTGTGGGTTGGGGAAAAATTTGTTCACAAAGCACATTAATTGTTCTATGATAGGCGCAAATTCCTTTAATAGATATCTGACATGGGCGATCCCAAAAGTAAAGTTACAAACCCAATTCTCGATTTTAAAACATTATATCAACAGGTTGTAACAATGATTAAAGAAGGGAATCTTAAATTCAACACAATTTCAGAAGAGTTAAAGAACGCTTTTTTGAAGTTTAATGACTCATATCATAATGAGCAACTTGAACTGATAAGCAATCTATCGAAGATTCAAGATCTGCCGGAAGAGATGGATAATGTTGTTAAGAAATACCCTTGGTTTGATACGCTTCCTGACCACATGCTGAAGGAAATTGGTAGCCATATAGTCGAAGAGAAAGACAAAAGCGCTTTTGTAGCGACAGGCGAGAGAGTGCATACCTTATTCCAAGCCGACAGGCTTTCACCATGCTTCCTCCAGTACGTGGCTTATGGAAAGCAAGATGAAGCAGAGAATCTGTTTACACGATTCAAACAGGAGGAAAAGAAACAAGAGTTGTTATGTAAACCGGGTACATTCACCGACTATTCGCATCGAGAGTTCAGTTGCACCGCATACGAATACGCCTACTGGGCAAAGGATAAACACATGTGCCGGATGCTGGAAAAACAGATGGATGATAACACCAAGTCCCAGATGCTAAAACGCTGTGAAGATATAGAGAAAAATGGGTTAACGTATAAACAAAATGGGGTCGAGGTTAAAGGTTCAAAGCATTTTGACTTTACCCCGCTTAAAACGGCACTGAAAAATTATATTGATGGATATGATAACTGGTATAAAACGAACAATTGGACGGCAATGAAAGCGGCCTGGATGCAAGTGGGTATGGCGCAGCGCGAGCTTCCGGTGCATGTGATTAATGAATATTGCCGGAAAGATCGCTCGTTTGACCCCGCGCCTAAGTTTAATGAAGATAGTTTGCCGCGAGAGGTAGCATTCTATAATTATCAAACAGGCAGGGCTGAGGTGTTGTTTCCGTTACAGGCTATTGCCACTTCCGGACTCGGGGTAGATTTTGCATTATATAGGGGGGCGGGAGGGCGTGTGCGGGTGGGGGAGAGCAGGGGGGGGACACGGTCGGTCCCGATTGATTTGGCGGCGGTCAGCCGCCTTGATGAAGTAAGAAGCGCCGATCTCACGCAGTCGCTTGAAAATCTAAAGGCTGTTGATCCGGTGCACAAGCTTGGTAAGTAATATTGATGGCTTTCTGAAGGAACCAGGCAGTGTAGATTAGCTCTTTGATTTACAGCTTTCTTTGGCCGCTTAAAGGGCTAAAGTCGAGATGATCTTACTCTGATTTATTGTTTGTTATTTGCGCATTTATATCGAATTCACATTATTTTAATTGATAGGACTATTATTATCGGCTTGATAGTTGAGCATTAGATTGAAATAATAGCCAGCTACGCCCTGTAAATTTGTAACGAAGGAATTATTGATGAGAGTAAAAATTTCTGGTGAGGTTAATAATCAGGATGACCTGGAGGCTCTGATCAAAAATATACAGGCAATGGATGAAACTGTGGAAATATTAGATTTAACCGCCTTTAACCTTGAAAATTTTTCGTTGCAAGCCTTACGGCGGGTTCTGGCAAATCTGCCATCAACTATTAATGACGTGTTGCTTGATTATTCCTTTGATAAATACAAAAGCGTACTTATACGTCAAGTCAATCCTGATGCCGGTGATCTGGTGCTTGTTTTTGAAAAACAAACACACTCTGAATCTGGGGAGATCTCCAGGTTATTTAACAAAGCGGAAGATTTGGATGAATCAACCGCAAAAATCACATGGGTACGTGAAAGCAATCAACATGCAGTTTTACTGGTTGAGCTGCTTGAAGAGGAAAGGCATGACGTTTATAAAGTTCATTTACGAGGTGATCTTGTGGTAAGAAAGCCTTTAAATTTGCTAAAAGGCCGATTTTTTTGGGGAACGCATTACCGGGATGGTCGG contains these protein-coding regions:
- a CDS encoding IS630 family transposase (programmed frameshift), with protein sequence MDKYIVKLTLEERTELLTLIRVGKTAANKLMHARVLLSADENDKKVKPKTDEEIATEMHICTKTVARIRQRFVEEGMESALSRRAHTNPKGRKIDGEREAHLVALCCSTPPEGRNRWTLKLLANKLIELEIVDSVSPVTVSRVLKKNEIKPWQKREWCIPPEANADFVCKMEDVLDIYKRPYDARRPVVCMDETNKQLVKETRTPIPASPGESVRYDAEYERNGVCNVFLSCEPLIGKRTTKVTDHRKKADWALFIKELVDNHYPSVDKIVLVMDNLNTHTGSSLYEVFEPAEAKRILDKLEIHYTPKHGSWLNMAEIELSHLGRQCLNRRIADKETFIHEVAEWNKNRDAEEATIDWQFTTEDARIKLKRLYPVLSITGQNQ